The following are from one region of the Silene latifolia isolate original U9 population chromosome 9, ASM4854445v1, whole genome shotgun sequence genome:
- the LOC141601146 gene encoding uncharacterized protein LOC141601146, with product MESNLQKRFIAHGANKIFTTLTKEFSKAPRIVTYEHTTRFFDARLQKGQPVSPHILSMIENVENLETFNCNISENIVIDRMLHSLHDGFSQFRANYYMNDLKKTPHELHSLLVQTEKDMNFSGSLKQDVLVVSNKGKGKGKAQANLAVGKPKFKKSGSGKSGPGESSTSSGATKSKNENMECHHCHKTGHWRRTCPVYHEDLKAGRVKPVGAPKHRTPRKG from the exons atggaatccaatttgcagaaacgcttcatagcccatggtgcaaacaagattttcaccacgctcactaaggaattctcgaaagcaccgagaatcgtgacctatgagcataccactcgcttctttgatgcgagactccagaagggccaaccagttagcccacacattctcagcatgattgagaatgtcgagaacctggagacctttaattgtaacatcagcgagaacattgttatcgaccgcatgcttcattcactccacgatggtttttcgcaatttagagcgaattactatatgaatgatttgaagaaaaccccacatgaactacactcccttctcgtacagaccgagaaggacatgaatttcagtgggagcttgaaacaggatgttctcgttgtgtcaaacaaagggaaaggtaagggcaaagctcaggcaaacctagcagtaggtaaaccgaagttcaagaagtcgggttcaggtaagagtgggcctggtgagtcgagcacctcatcaggcgcgacaaagagcaagaatgaaaacatggaatgccatcattgccacaagactgggcattggaggcgtacatgtcctgtttatcatgaggacttaaaggcaggtcgtgttaaacctgttg gggctccgaaacatcgaacccctcgtaaagggtga